In the genome of Magnolia sinica isolate HGM2019 chromosome 2, MsV1, whole genome shotgun sequence, one region contains:
- the LOC131236155 gene encoding BRI1 kinase inhibitor 1-like, protein MATQNKIEKITAKQDQISKQENPQHHLLQSTNHQKPTTSHPHSPSSSPSHEFSFTISLHPSPPSVIDKRKTPPSIAIDLSPADDIFFHGHLLPLHLLSHFSNSPRISTTSLDNLNPTIRDLFSISKLNNDNDNDDDNNNSSSSNNSGSKGRSKPKSFSLFKFGKWRKAFQTGESKENKRKLRFNVRRVLKRYVRVVRPFLFFRGREKEKREQPYSFSGNLNSFKWKEWGVRRRGGFSAPASMRTSPTNSGLLLATTSISSSNDSTMEELQNAIQAAIAHCKNSIAVKEETCK, encoded by the coding sequence ATGGCCACCCAAAACAAGATTGAGAAAATTACAGCCAAACAAGACCAAATATCAAAACAAGAAAACCCACAACACCATCTACTCCAATCCACAAACCACCAAAAGCCTACTACTTCTCACCCACATTCACCTTCCTCCTCTCCTTCCCATGAATTCTCCTTCACaatctctctccacccatcaccaCCATCCGTCATCGACAAACGCAAGACCCCACCGTCCATTGCCATCGACTTATCCCCGGCTGATGATATCTTCTTCCATGGCCACCTCCTCCCTCTCCATCTCCTCTCTCACTTCTCCAACTCTCCACGTATCTCCACCACTTCCTTGGACAATCTCAACCCAACCATTCGAGATCTCTTCAGCATTTCAAAGCTCAACAACGACAACGACAACGATGACgacaacaacaacagcagcagcagcaacaatagTGGGTCCAAGGGAAGAAGCAAGCCCAAGTCATTCTCCTTGTTCAAGTTTGGAAAATGGCGAAAAGCATTCCAAACTGGTGAAAGTAAAGAAAACAAAAGGAAGTTGAGATTCAACGTAAGGCGGGTTTTGAAGAGGTATGTGAGGGTGGTTAGGCCCTTCTTGTTCTTCagaggaagagagaaggagaagcgcGAGCAGCCATATTCCTTCTCAGGCAATTTGAATTCTTTCAAGTGGAAGGAGTGGGGAgtaagaagaagaggaggattcTCTGCTCCGGCTTCCATGCGAACGTCTCCGACAAACAGTGGCCTTCTTCTAGCAACCACTTCCATCTCTTCATCCAACGATAGCACCATGGAAGAGCTCCAGAACGCAATCCAAGCAGCCATTGCACATTGCAAGAACTCCATTGCAGTGAAAGAGGAGACTTGCAAATGA